The Elaeis guineensis isolate ETL-2024a chromosome 11, EG11, whole genome shotgun sequence genomic interval tttgaattcaaaatttgatttgaattcaaatgtgcaattactcatctttatcctctcacgtggataagacgtttgacattgttttaaaaggaggagaagagtggggcgtgtgcaagaaaatttttggagagaaaatctgggcatgaagaattcttgtgtgcaaggtgaaggtctatatccttctagagaaaaagaaagaaaagaaagaaaaagtgtgcgcagggtttcagtgagttcttcagggtttcagcctggagttcgggaagtgagaaggtgagctatgaatatcgtgagcccaccaaattttagagagatcttcaacatcctctcaagcatatctactgatgatctgaagtatctaaagaatcgacaaacatcgatcgaaggagttcgatcagcatcgaccgtcaaaagggctctacaacgagcttgcACTcgtgagtcgatcagatcggaagcttcatgtggatgatccacagaggccagacatgctgtgtggctattttgtaatgatcaaactctctcgacggtgatcagattgcggtgatctactatccgtacaaaggtattgtgttctgaacacattacagtaaagtgtttactgttcaaatttgaattttaaatttaaatgcatgcatgctatatatcatatttagatcctagtatacggtaaatttttattaattaattagattaattaataattttcactgtaaaataatgattttgaaaaaattttagaattaccattttacccctgcactgaatttttcccataattagtatcagagcaagttcttagatatgatacatatatttgcatgcatagattaagttgtaatctaaaagttaaatttaaaatttaaaattcaaaatttaaaatttaaattttgaaaattgttcaaaattcaaaattcaaaaatttaaaattcaaaatttgaaatttaaattttgaaatttgaaattcaaaattcaaaaatttaaaaatttgaaatttaaaatttaaaatttgaaatttggttgaaatttcaaatttaaaattcaaaatttaaaattcaaaattttaaaattcaaaatttaaaattcaaaattttaaaatttgaaatttaaaatttatttgaaatttgaaattcaaaatttaaaatttgaaatttaaattttgaaattggtatatttagatatacttgatccaagtagcaagtaatcgaattgggttggttgccatggctgtccgatcataggagaaaaatagggtttaaaggccttctcttcccattcgatggggtctcctatagcggtaggggtgccaatgcaattatatcccatgcagatgaagtagcgaaagaaatattcatgatttattttgattgagttattttctattatgtaattagcaataggattgctatttatgaaatgtgctgatatatttatgaaatgagtcaacatatttggtgaacagaaaataaaacctttcaaatttaaaaattattttcgaaatgccaaaccctgacccatcagtccaaatacttaattaaaagaattaagtgttgtctagtaggtctagaattatgaattaagacctaagacaattgcataaacttgtgggtcaatgggttagatggattaggtccataattgggttagacctaaggttagcttaaagaaatggactaaattagagtaattggtcaaatctaatcaaaagttgaattagattaggtcaaggatactctagactcaactccaatagttgtagttgaatgggtccatgtctttaactagatcaagatggacttaattcatggctatgcggtggaactctatttactaagttgatccaattaaaactaatgaaccggttggtgtctaagataagtttgatagtttgactagtgatttttaagtgggggctactcgcagtgattcgatctctgacgagttaatggcttatccccaccactgatctcacttacctggccaacctggtgaattaggttttgattagatcacttggtgattagggctcacccatgtcattaggtaaatcagtttgactgatttaggtgctcctaatgccagctttaagtaaatcctttttaatctgacttggtgaagtcaatgggaggattgaaattggctggttaatttcttctcttctatcccttaataaaatcctcaaaattattagatccctaaaatgattaagttatagtgataactaagtcatagcatcccattaagtgagtgataatgagtccattagtttaataattattggaggcctaaaggcctggtgcttattgactaatggaattatcattcatagtatgataatttggtttgagtctttctgatggtggttaggttggtcgaccaaagtcgggcttgatcatttattggtccgattcaccaaatcaaatcatgttaatggttggacctaaccagattttttcagtggaggccaaagcctactgattaggttctagggcaaattaattactagaagttgtttagagaaacaactggttatgaacctacccatagatgcacatgggttgaccagccaaagttgggctcgtgtgtagtctatgtggattctagtacccactaagaaattaaagtaatttctcgaattggaggttgaggctattaaTTCGTAAAATACtgaaagaaattttagactaaagttcaagtctttagtattaataatttatgtactaatataggtctgattttcctttatgtagctatggccactatcctgtcgctccggtcattattagataatgacaagctcatgggacctaattttgatagctggtatcgaaaattaaaaatcatccttgagcatgagcagatcctttatgtagtaacagatccggcacttgaggagccagtcgtgaacgctagagggacggtccgagacacttaccagaagtggctcaatgaccacaccaacgtctggtgcataatgctggcggcaatgaatgatgagttcagtcacaggtttgagaacgcccagccacaggagatgcttcaaatattgaacgactcttttggcatgcctgacgacgttgaaaggcacaaaactcattgtgccattttcaatgctcggatgagggatggagccttagtcactgatcatgtactgtacatgatcgaaatgattgagtgcctaagtaaactgggctttcccttgcacgagcagctcgataaggatgcgatccttaattctctgcccaagtcctaccttcccttccttactcattttcgaatgacaaagcctgcagtgaactaccatggcttgttggggttgctgcagaactttgagaaggatcaccagctccataaggagtcagtgaatattgtgggagggtcttcttctggtcgtcgaccctttaagaaagggaagaagaacaagaagaagaagaataaggtgcagctacatgctgggatgtctgcacaaggtcagaccaagaagcacaagcccgaccagagccaggcgaagtgcttcttttgcaagaagcagggcactggaagaggaactgtcctctatacattgcctcactggacccgatcaggccaaagaagaagcaaggtacttatatgataacaccttgcaactttttcatttatgatactactgcctgggtattggatatcggaagcccttatcatatttgcaattcaatgcagggtctgcaggtcaataggagatttgatgaaggcgagaggttcttgaacgttggagatgaaagcaaagttccagttctagcactagaaatcatgaaccttgtaatcaattctcgaaatataattctgagtgaatgtcactattgtccaagcattttattaaatattatttctgtaggccttttggccatgaacggttatcaatttttaataaaaaaaaatgtttgcaatatcattttgaatggtgttacaatatttattggacaactttataatgaatttactttctatcacaacctgttaatgtggttcaaacctccgataaatgccctagaatagataatgtgtcagaagtctacctttggcactgtaggctaggtcatatcaataagaataggataaacaggttggatcaagaaggaattcttgaagtaggtgattatgaatcacttccaacctgtgagtcctgtcttcttagtaaaatgaccaagtcaccttttactggaaaaggtgagcgagccagtgaactcttagctctggtacattctgatgtatgtagacccatgagctcaagtgcaagaggtggatatttctacttcataaccttcacagacaacctatcgaggtatgggtatgtctatttaatgaagcataagttgaagTCGTTTGatatgttcaaactattctgaaatgaggtagaaaaatatactgaaaagtgtattaaaactcttcaatctgatcgaggaggtgaagacctttccaatgattttctgatatatcttggggagaatgggattctctcttagtggacacctcctggaacaccacagcataatggtgtgtctgaaaggaggaatcgaaccttgttggacatggttcgatccatgatggggtttgctggtctgccgatcttcttagggatatgcactcgaattggcttgttaccttctaaatagggttccgagtaagtctgtaaccaaaacgccatatgagatatggataggacgtaagccagtactctcgcaccttaagatttgggggtgtccggcttatgttaaacgtttaattacggacaagcttagacctaggtctgacaagtgtaattttatagggtacccaaaagagaccaaagggtattacttctacctagctgatgagcaaaaagtgtttgtcagccttaaggcaatctttttggaaagagagttccttggtgaagggactgttgcctctaaggtcgaacttgacgaaattcgacaggtggaaaatccgacgtaagttgctgaacctgaactggatttgattagatcaaatccggagcccattattcaagcacccttaaggcaatctggtagagtgctacgtcaaccgaatagatactatggtttcttggtccgggacgacgattcTATcaaacatgatgaaaatgatgaggattcgatcacctacatggatgcaatgcagagacccgactctgagaaatagctagaggccatgaaatccgaaatggagtccatgaaggtcaacgatgtgtggacattggttgacccacccgaaggagtaaaacccatagggtgtaagtgggtcttcaagaggaagagggacgcagacggaaaggtgaaaacctataaagcccgtctggttgccaagggatatcgtcaacgttatggtatagactatgacgagatattttctcttgtggcaatgctcaaatccattaggattatgcttgcgatagctgcccatttggactatgaaatctgacagatggatgtgaagacagctttcctaaatggagagctggatgaagaggtgtatatgatacaacctgaaggattcacatccacagatgagtctaaggtgtgcagactacagaggtccatttatagacttaagcaggcatcccggagttggaacatacgttttgataggatgatcaagacgtatggcttcgttaagaacggagaagagccctgcatttataagtgggctaatggtccagtagtagtatttcttgtattgtatgtagatgacattttcttaatgaagaatgatatccctgcattacagggaataaagatttggctgtcgtcacagttctccatgaaggatctgggagaagcttcctacatcctagggatgaggatctatagggatagatctaaaaggttgcttgatttatcccagtctacatacatagatactatgctgaagaggttcaacatggagaatttcaagaaagactatctaccgatggccatggaatttctctctcgaagagggattgtccgacaacacctcaagagagatagtgtatgggtagaatttcatatgcttcggcaatggaatctatcatgtacgccatgacatgtacacgaccagatgtggcatactcactaggggtagtgagtagataccaatctgatataggggagaatcactggaaggttgttaaaactatcctgaagtatttaagaaatactaaggaccagtggcttgtttatggtgaatcgaacttgagacttatagggtttacagactctagtttccagtctgatcacgatgacagcaaaagtgtgtcgggatttatttttacccttaatggtggggccatctgctggaagagttccaagcaacacacagtgactgattcagtttgcgaggtggagtatgtcgctgcatcagatgctgccaaagaagcggtgtggctgagaaaattcatcatcgagctcggagtagcactctcccttgttggtccagttctgctctactatgacagctctggagccattgctcaggcgaaggaacccaaggcacaccagcggacgaagcatattctgcgctctaccatctcatccgagaaattatggatcgaggtgatgtcgaccttcaaaagatcgacggataggagaacctggccaatccattcactaaagccattgcgatgaaggagttcgacgactacaagtcgaagatgggtattagatactgcaccgattggctttaggccaagtgggagattattgggaatagtatcccaaagccaatcatcagcctgttgacggttgtgctcatttttgtatatgtacatgaattataaattaataaaaattattttggcattttttatcataaaatatttcatcttctaatgaactcctatgttgtggtgaaatccttaggataatttagactcgacaaaggaggatttatcgtttagtccttaaatctattcgcgaccaaatgatacgttgttaccaaggatgacaatgtttatcaagcataggtcgttgtgtgtaatataggttggttgtcctcttaaccaatgtgtggagacactggtatggcatacaagtgagatgtaagggtacatctgcactgaacatgaccaactccgaagctatttctgctatcaagatttactccgatggaatatgggtataaatatccctccgacctgagactgccatggtgacttgcaagcaactcactgcacttaggcactggactacctgaatttctaattcagtgatggaaggccgctgggtgtagtcaagtacttgacttgtcgatgcatgtgtcaagatgggattgaccactccagtttaggagctgtgtacagtcgtatttcaatttagcaaaaccttggtcagggtagtttttgtgaggagtcacaggactgtttgagttgagcacgatttggatgatctaatcagggttgacagtttaaccctgagtcatcctaaacacagaggtcaaaaggatgaattatacagtaaccatattcacgtaggttctaagtgttgcgattgcgatcattcgacctattcggtcgtcgggtaccattgctagatggtcacttcgattagtacagaatttgattcctatactactggcttaggttcaaacctacgaggtcacacacactagaggttcctatctgatctgatagctggtgaagagtccttcatgtctgggattctatgatcgagaatcaggattctctgattatgaattccacacattttgggtaccggggtcaagagtcccactggtttaggactcttcgatctgttgtgatccaggtggtgtgcccaaggcccaggagaccaaggctaaggccaaggtccatcattcatgagggcttcatggaggctctagggctagttgggccctaggttgaaaggctgtgggcctttcgggttcttgaggtctaggttatgtggacctcaagggaccaactctttatgggccaggtctggcctaggataggtgagattaggttgagtcataggtgtacatgggcttgggttaacctaatctcccatagagttgtcaagggagttttgggtttgggtcacttcaccctgtgtttatatatacatgtacttgtataggtttgatgaagccaagaaatacaagactctttctcccaagtctctctctctttttcctctctctccagccattctccatgccccaggagcaagaaaccctagggtttcttgccgccaggtccataaaaggaaagaaaagcaaggaggtgctagccccttcccccatgcagccgccagccattttcttctctccctctcttgcagccacccaagcattagGTCCAAGATCTGGAATATCTTGAGAAGAGATTGATACAAGTTcttttcagatctggagttgatctgaggtcgtttgaggcacgggtgagatctccatcaacagatctacaggaaaggctgcagcaggacagatctgcaaggtctatctccatctaccttcttccctatctagaatatctcaatttgagatctacaaattggagaccTCGgttcaggcctgatctagttgggtaccagatcttggattttttagaggtgatttcagaggcgttcttcatctggaacgaaaagctgatgaagaagacagcaatcaggctgatttcgtcaagggccttagatcgagtccagaagtctccagatctattcgttgctggttttgctgcacccaaggtctatgggaggagctgggatcatgctccaatagttggtatcagagccacggtggtgagaaagtggttcc includes:
- the LOC140852382 gene encoding uncharacterized protein encodes the protein MATILSLRSLLDNDKLMGPNFDSWYRKLKIILEHEQILYVVTDPALEEPVVNARGTVRDTYQKWLNDHTNVWCIMLAAMNDEFSHRFENAQPQEMLQILNDSFGMPDDVERHKTHCAIFNARMRDGALVTDHVLYMIEMIECLSKLGFPLHEQLDKDAILNSLPKSYLPFLTHFRMTKPAVNYHGLLGLLQNFEKDHQLHKESVNIVGGSSSGRRPFKKGKKNKKKKNKVQLHAGMSAQGQTKKHKPDQSQAKCFFCKKQGTGRGTVLYTLPHWTRSGQRRSKGLQVNRRFDEGERFLNVGDESKVPVLALEIMNLVINSRNIILSECHYCPSILLNIISVSRWM